DNA from Actinoplanes sp. SE50/110:
CTCGCGGACCTCGTCGACGGTCTGCGGGCGCAGGACTCGCCGCGCGCCGAAGGTGATGTTGCCGGCCCAGTTCGTCAAGGGTTCCACCCGAGCCACCCTACGGAAGGATCCCGACCGCCGAACTGCGGCGTTTTCGACAGATCCAGGGCAATATTGGGTTGTCTCTAGGTGTATACGCCCATAACGTAGTTTCATGCCGCTGGATGCCTCACGGAACAGTCTGGTGCTGCCGATTCTCGAGCTTCTCGGGGAGCGGCCGGCGCATGCGTACGACCTGGGCACCCGCCTGCGGGAGCGGCACGCGCAGCTCACCCCGACCCGCAGCACGGTCACCACGCTGCTCAAGTTCCTGCACCGGGCTGGCCTGGTGGCGGCGCGCGAACCGGGCCGGGTCGGCAACCGCCCGCCGCGCACCGTGTACGAGCTGACCGACCGCGGCGCCGCCGACTTCCGGGCGCGGGTGGAATCCGGGCTGCGCGACACACCGGTCGCCTCGGTCGACTTCGCGCTGGCGGTGGCCTGCCTCGGGGCGCTGCCGGCGGAGCGGGCGGTGGCCCTGCTGTCGGCGCGGGCCGAGCGGCTCACCAGGGAGCAGGAGGCGCGTCCGGCCGGGTCCACCGACATGGCCGAGCTGCACACCCTCCCGGACGGCTACTGGCACGGGCTGGTGGCGGCCGAGCTGGCCTGGATCGCGGCGCTGCTGGCACGGATCCGGTCGGCGGAACTGGCCTGGGCGGCCGGTCATCCGGTCGCCGTGCCGACGCCCACCGCCGCGTGACAACGTTGCTGAGCAGCAAATATCGGCAACCACCGGACTCGGCTGATTCCGCGGATTCCGGGGGAGAGGCGGGTTTACAGTCGGGGCGATCGGGGAGCAGGCCGAGGGGAGCAGATCATGGCGTCCATCGTCATCGCGGAGGACGACCGCGACATCGCCGAACTGCTGGCCACCGTGCTGAGCAACGCGGACCACTCGGTGCGGACCGTCCCGACCGGCGCGGCCGCCCTGGAGGCGATCGGCGCCGAGACGCCCGACCTGGTCATCCTCGACCACCACATGCCCGGGATGAGCGGTCTGGAGGTGGCCGACCGGCTGCGGGCCGAGGCCGCCACCGCCGGACTGCCCCTGATCATGCTGTCCGCGGCCACCCCGGCCGCGGCCCGGCACCTCTGCGATCTCACCATCTCCAAGCCGGTACGTCCGCGCATGCTGCTGGAGGCGGTCGGTGAGCTGCTGGCCGCCCGCGTCGACGGTGGGCCGCCCGCCGACATCCACCCGGATGCCGCCACCCAGCTGGCCGACGTGCCCCGGCTGCTGGCCGTCTCGGACCTGCTGACCCGTCCGGCGCACGCCGCCGGCCTGGACGCCTTCGCCGAGCGGCTGGCCGGGCTGACCGGGGTGCCGACCGCGGCGATCACCCTGATGCTCAACGACACGGTGGTGGTGGCCGGGTCGTTCGGCCTGCCCAGGTGGGTCCGTGAGGCGGGCGGGGTGCCGGCCGAGTGGTCACCGGACACCATCGTGGTGGCCGAGGACGTGCCGGTGCTGATCGGCGACAGCCGGGAGAACGAGGAGTACGCGGACACGCCGCTGTTCTCGGTGAGCGGCGTGCGTTCCTATGCGAGCGTGCCGCTGCACTCGCCGGAGGGCCACATCGTCGGCACGCTGTGCGTGATGGACGAGCGGCCGGGCAGCTGCACCGAGGACACCGTGCAGACGCTCCACTCGCAGCGTGCCGCCGCGCTGGGGCTGCTGTTGCCCGCCGGCGCCTGACCCACCGGGGAGTCCGGCATTCCCGGCCTTCTCCGTCAAACGGATGTCCGACTCAACCGATTAAGCCGATCTGCCCTCAACCCTGCCCCAAATCGAGATCAACCGCTCGTGCGCTCGTAACGAAACGTGGCTCACAATCAGTGACGGCCGCGACGGGGGTTGGGGCAGGATGCACCGCGGCGGAACTCGTCGGGAGAGGGAGCGCGGCACCATGGCGGAGATTCACCACTTCGATCACGGATGGGTGACCCCAGCCTTCAGTTATCTGCTGTCCGTGCTCGGATCGCTGCTCGGCCTCACCGGCGCGGTGCGCCTGCGGTCCGCGCGCACCCGGGCCGAGCGCGGCTGGTGGTTGGTGCTGGCGGCGCTGGCGATCGGCACCACCGGCATCTGGACCATGCACTTCGTCGCGATGCTCGGCTTCGAGGTGGTCGGCACCCCGATCCGGTACGACGTGAACCTCACCGTCGCCAGCGTGGTGATGTCGTTCGTGGCGGTCGGCGCCGGCCTGGCCATCGCGCTGCTCGGCACCAGCGCCCGGCAGCTGCGGATCCTGGCCGGCGGCGTGCTGGCCGGCCTGGGCGTGGCCGCGATGCACTACACCGGCATGGCGGCGATGCGGCTGTACGGCGACATCCACTACTCGGGTTCCCGGGTGATCCTGTCGGTGGTGATCGCGGTGGTCGCCGCGACCGTCGCGCTCTGGCTCACCCTGGTGGTCAGCAGGCCGCTGATCATCTTCATCTCGGCCCTGGTGATGGGCGTCGCGGTCAACGGCATGCACTTCACCGGCATGTCCGCGATGTCGGTCACCCCGGAGGGGCACTCCGGCGTGATCGAGGGCGCCACCGCCCAGTCGATGCTCATCCCGATCGGCATCACCGTGGTCTTCGGCCTGCTGGGCATGGCGTACGCGCTGGCCTCCGCGCCCAACGA
Protein-coding regions in this window:
- a CDS encoding response regulator, encoding MASIVIAEDDRDIAELLATVLSNADHSVRTVPTGAAALEAIGAETPDLVILDHHMPGMSGLEVADRLRAEAATAGLPLIMLSAATPAAARHLCDLTISKPVRPRMLLEAVGELLAARVDGGPPADIHPDAATQLADVPRLLAVSDLLTRPAHAAGLDAFAERLAGLTGVPTAAITLMLNDTVVVAGSFGLPRWVREAGGVPAEWSPDTIVVAEDVPVLIGDSRENEEYADTPLFSVSGVRSYASVPLHSPEGHIVGTLCVMDERPGSCTEDTVQTLHSQRAAALGLLLPAGA
- a CDS encoding PadR family transcriptional regulator, yielding MPLDASRNSLVLPILELLGERPAHAYDLGTRLRERHAQLTPTRSTVTTLLKFLHRAGLVAAREPGRVGNRPPRTVYELTDRGAADFRARVESGLRDTPVASVDFALAVACLGALPAERAVALLSARAERLTREQEARPAGSTDMAELHTLPDGYWHGLVAAELAWIAALLARIRSAELAWAAGHPVAVPTPTAA
- a CDS encoding MHYT domain-containing protein — protein: MAEIHHFDHGWVTPAFSYLLSVLGSLLGLTGAVRLRSARTRAERGWWLVLAALAIGTTGIWTMHFVAMLGFEVVGTPIRYDVNLTVASVVMSFVAVGAGLAIALLGTSARQLRILAGGVLAGLGVAAMHYTGMAAMRLYGDIHYSGSRVILSVVIAVVAATVALWLTLVVSRPLIIFISALVMGVAVNGMHFTGMSAMSVTPEGHSGVIEGATAQSMLIPIGITVVFGLLGMAYALASAPNEEDRAATEYLNARIEARMAQQAAQARNATGRGTLGNGAWTYRDRASK